The Parafrankia discariae genome includes a window with the following:
- a CDS encoding TetR/AcrR family transcriptional regulator → MTGDGTLRCRLVEVGTAMLDEGGLAAVSLRAIARQAGVSHGAPRRYFPTHAALLAAIAGGGLADLTSRLARVRAGREAAGASPRECVVHAGSAYVRFARERPAMFELMFRHDILVGSGENLRGRSLPLFDAWTDLVRAALPPPPAGAGADPADLAERARGRALLAWTHLHGIAVLAANDSLGLVTGSPDPTDLVVEAIGVHLCPDVGPR, encoded by the coding sequence GTGACGGGTGACGGGACGCTGCGGTGCCGGCTGGTCGAGGTGGGCACGGCGATGCTCGACGAGGGCGGGCTGGCCGCCGTCAGCCTGCGGGCGATCGCGCGGCAGGCGGGCGTCTCACACGGCGCGCCCCGGCGGTACTTCCCCACCCATGCGGCGCTGCTCGCGGCGATCGCGGGCGGCGGGCTGGCCGACCTCACGTCCCGCCTGGCCCGGGTCCGGGCGGGACGCGAGGCGGCCGGAGCCTCCCCGCGCGAGTGCGTCGTCCACGCCGGATCCGCGTACGTCCGGTTCGCCCGCGAACGGCCCGCCATGTTCGAGCTGATGTTCCGGCACGACATCCTGGTCGGGTCGGGGGAGAACCTCCGCGGGCGGAGCCTGCCGCTGTTCGACGCCTGGACCGATCTCGTCCGGGCCGCGCTGCCCCCGCCGCCCGCCGGGGCCGGCGCTGACCCGGCTGACCTTGCGGAGCGGGCGCGCGGGCGGGCCCTGCTGGCGTGGACGCACCTGCACGGCATCGCCGTGCTCGCGGCCAACGACAGCCTGGGGCTGGTCACCGGATCACCCGATCCCACCGACCTGGTCGTCGAGGCGATCGGTGTCCACCTGTGCCCGGACGTCGGGCCGCGCTGA
- the recD2 gene encoding SF1B family DNA helicase RecD2 — protein sequence MSRPAAAAPFQLAVLEAVLERITYANEETGYTVARVDTGRGADLLTVVGALLGAQPGESLRMRGRWGSHPQYGRQFQVEDYTTVLPATVQGIQRYLGSGLVKGIGPRFAERIVEHFGVDALDVIETEPARLIEVPGLGPKRTKAIAAAWEEQKAIKEVMVFLQGVGVSTSLAIKIYKQYGDASIGVVRTEPYRLAADVWGIGFRTADTIAQAVGIPHDSPQRIKAGLAFTLSEATDGGHCFLPETRLIADAVRILGVDTGAVIEGLGELITEEGVVREDVPGEDPEQPVAAVYLVPFHRAEISVAGQLLRLLRADEDRLAAFAAVDWEKALGWLHTRTGVELAAAQREAVTLALTARVAVLTGGPGCGKSFTVRSVVELARARRAKVVLTAPTGRAAKRLAELTGHEASTVHRLLELRPGGDAAFDRDRPLDADLVVVDEASMVDLLLMNKLVKAVPPGGHLLLVGDVDQLPSVGAGQVLRDLLATGTPIPHVRLTQVFRQASESGVVTNAHRINRGDHPLVRGLDDFFLFAAEEAEDAARLTADVVARRIPAKFGLDPRRDIQVLAPMHRGPAGAGALNIALQEALTPSRQDRPERRFGGRVFRVGDKVTQVRNNYDKGANGVFNGTLGVVTALDNDNQTLTVRTDEDEDVDYEFTELDELTHAYAVTIHRSQGSEYPAVVIPLTTSAWMMLQRNLLYTAVTRAKRLVVLVGSRRAVGQAVRSAGHGQRHTALAHRLRSAGRSG from the coding sequence GTGTCCCGACCCGCCGCCGCCGCGCCGTTCCAGCTCGCCGTGCTCGAGGCCGTCCTCGAACGGATCACGTACGCCAACGAGGAGACCGGCTACACGGTCGCCCGGGTCGACACGGGCCGCGGCGCGGACCTGCTGACGGTCGTCGGCGCGCTGCTCGGCGCCCAGCCCGGTGAGTCGCTGCGGATGCGCGGGCGGTGGGGCTCGCATCCCCAGTACGGCCGCCAGTTCCAGGTCGAGGACTACACGACCGTCCTGCCGGCGACCGTCCAGGGCATCCAGCGCTATCTGGGATCGGGCCTGGTCAAGGGGATCGGGCCGCGGTTCGCCGAGCGCATCGTCGAGCACTTCGGCGTCGACGCGCTGGACGTCATCGAGACCGAGCCGGCGCGGCTCATCGAGGTGCCGGGCCTCGGCCCCAAGCGGACGAAGGCGATCGCCGCGGCCTGGGAGGAGCAGAAGGCCATCAAGGAGGTCATGGTCTTCCTGCAGGGCGTGGGCGTCTCGACCTCGTTGGCGATCAAGATCTACAAGCAGTACGGGGACGCCTCGATCGGGGTGGTGCGCACCGAGCCCTACCGGCTGGCCGCCGACGTGTGGGGCATCGGGTTCCGCACCGCGGACACCATCGCGCAGGCGGTCGGCATCCCGCACGACAGCCCGCAGCGGATCAAGGCCGGCCTCGCGTTCACCCTCTCCGAGGCCACCGACGGCGGGCACTGCTTCCTGCCCGAGACCCGGCTGATCGCCGACGCGGTACGCATCCTCGGCGTCGACACCGGCGCGGTGATCGAGGGGCTCGGCGAGCTGATCACCGAGGAGGGGGTGGTGCGTGAGGACGTCCCGGGCGAGGACCCGGAGCAGCCGGTCGCCGCCGTGTACCTCGTCCCGTTCCACCGCGCCGAGATCTCCGTCGCGGGGCAGCTGCTGCGCCTGCTGCGGGCCGACGAGGATCGCCTGGCCGCGTTCGCCGCCGTCGACTGGGAGAAGGCGCTCGGCTGGTTGCACACCCGCACCGGGGTCGAGCTGGCGGCGGCGCAGCGCGAGGCGGTCACCCTCGCCCTCACCGCCCGGGTGGCGGTGCTGACCGGCGGCCCCGGCTGCGGGAAGAGCTTCACGGTGCGCTCGGTGGTCGAGCTGGCCCGCGCCCGGCGGGCGAAGGTCGTCCTCACCGCCCCGACCGGCCGGGCCGCCAAGCGGCTCGCCGAGCTCACCGGCCACGAGGCGTCCACCGTGCACCGGCTGCTGGAGCTGCGCCCCGGCGGCGACGCCGCCTTCGACCGGGACCGCCCGCTCGACGCCGACCTCGTCGTGGTGGACGAGGCGTCCATGGTCGACCTGCTGCTGATGAACAAGCTGGTCAAGGCCGTCCCGCCGGGCGGGCACCTGCTGCTGGTCGGCGACGTCGACCAGCTCCCCTCCGTCGGCGCCGGGCAGGTGCTGCGCGACCTGCTCGCCACCGGCACGCCGATCCCGCACGTGCGGCTGACCCAGGTGTTCCGTCAGGCCAGCGAGTCGGGCGTGGTGACCAACGCGCACCGCATCAACCGCGGCGACCATCCGCTGGTGCGCGGCCTGGACGACTTCTTCCTCTTCGCCGCCGAGGAGGCCGAGGACGCCGCCCGGCTCACCGCGGACGTGGTGGCACGGCGGATCCCGGCGAAGTTCGGCCTCGACCCGCGGCGCGACATCCAGGTGCTCGCGCCGATGCACCGCGGCCCGGCCGGCGCCGGGGCGCTCAACATCGCGCTGCAGGAGGCGCTCACGCCGAGCCGGCAGGACCGCCCCGAGCGCCGCTTCGGCGGCCGGGTGTTCCGGGTCGGCGACAAGGTCACCCAGGTGCGCAACAACTACGACAAGGGCGCGAACGGGGTGTTCAACGGGACGCTCGGGGTCGTCACCGCGCTCGACAACGACAACCAGACCCTGACCGTGCGCACCGACGAGGACGAGGACGTCGACTACGAGTTCACCGAGCTCGACGAGCTGACCCACGCCTACGCGGTGACGATCCACCGCTCGCAGGGCAGCGAGTACCCGGCCGTGGTCATCCCGCTGACGACCAGCGCGTGGATGATGCTGCAGCGCAACCTGCTCTACACGGCGGTGACGCGGGCGAAGAGGCTGGTGGTCCTCGTCGGCTCGCGCCGGGCCGTCGGGCAGGCGGTCCGCTCGGCCGGCCACGGCCAGCGGCACACCGCGCTCGCGCACCGCCTG